tatgtaactgaggataaccttgattttctttttgctttagttttttcgagacagggtttctctgtatagttttggtgcctgtcctggatatcgctctgtaaaccaggctggcctcagactcacagagattcacctggctctgcctcccgattgctgggattaaaggcatgcgccaccaccgcccagcaacctTGATTTTCTGATCTCgcttccatttcccaagtgctgggattacaggcatgtgctaccatgactGGCTTGATGTGGTGCAGGAGCTCAAATTCAGTATCCTCAGCCCTGCCCTGTATATTTACGGAAAGATAGTGAATGTCACAGAgtagtgtggtggctcatgccttagatctcagcacttgggaggcagagacaggtgggtctctatgagttcgaggccagccagaactacaaagtaagaccctgcaataaaacaaaacacacacacacacacacacacacactccaccaccCAAACTCCACAGAGATAATGTTACGTGTGTATTGAATTATGCCCTAGAAATTTGGTGTTAAGGCAGAAATTGTAGTCAGGCCTGGTGGTATTTTAATGTCTGTGTTCTGGAGTCTTACTATCTTGCAGCCAAGCTATGTTCCCACCAGTTGCACATAGCAGCGATCTTTTTATATCCTCCCATGGGATACTCTGGAGCCTAGGTTTGCAGTACAAACTGGCAGATGGTCCAGCCTTGCTGGGTCTGAACATTGCCTatgccttccccttctctctttgcAGAGGGCTCCACGGGGAAGACGTGCCTGATGAAGGCTGTGCTGAATCTTCAGGATGGGATCAATGCCTGCATCCTGCCCCTGTTGCAGATTGACAAGAATTCCGGCAATCCTCAGCCCCTTGTCAACGCCCAGTGCACTGATGAGTTCTACCGCGGCCACAGTGCGCTGCATATTGCTATAGAGAAGAGGAGCCTGCAGTGTGTGAAGCTGCTGGTAGAGAATGGAGCAGATGTTCACCTCCGAGCCTGTGGCCGCTTCTTCCAAAAGCACCAAGGAACTTGTTTCTATTTTGGTGAGGGAGCTTTTCTTAGAGGCACAGAGTGGGTATCGCGCTGTTCAAGGTCACATGGTTAGTGGctggcagagctggccctggaccCCAGTCTGCCTGCTTCTAACCAGACTAATTAAATTACAACTTGTTTAAGGAATGCTTGATCTCCTTTTGGCCAGGGAAACTCAGCATGTACCCAAGTCCAGACTAGGGAGGGGATGGGCTGCAAGAACTAGTCTGTGCTAAGAGTCAGTGGGCAGACCcagggtgtaactcagtggtggagcatctgattggccctgggttcaactttttaaagtatgtgtgtgtgatacatataTTAATACTTGTTGATGTGTGTTCAAGTGAGTATGGAGGCCAGTGTGGATTTCaggtgcctctctctctctctctctctctctctctctctctctctttctctgtcgttgttggcttttttttttttttttttttttggtctttttgagacagggtttctctgtgtagccctggaacttgctttgtagaccatggttgcctcaaactcagagatgcctctgcctcccaggtgctgagattaaaggtgacaCCATATCCCGCTGTGACGGTCACTTTATTAAATGAGCTATGGCCCCATCCCCCTGGGCTCCATTTTTAACGCTCCCCCCCAAATCctcagaacaaataaataacaagacCTGACCTACTACTaccaccaaaaaccaaaaccaaaccaaaaacccaccCAATCAAAACGGACATAATCAAGTAGAATTTGCATTCAGGGGTAGTGAGTTGACTCTGTCAGAGGAGAATGAAAGAGGCAAGGGGGAGGAGACCTGGTTGTCTGCCTTTCACTCTTCCTGATCTGCTTCAGGAGACCTGGCCTTCTGCCTGAGGGGCAGGAAGAGTGGCGAGGCGGAAGCCAGAGCTCGagctgccttttttgtttgtttttttgtttttgtttttgtttttgtttttgagacagggtttctttgtacagctttggagcctgtcctggaactcaccctgtagaccaggctggcctcgaactcacagagatccgcctgcctctgcctcccactgctggggttaaaggcatgggccacctgCCCAGCTTCAAGCTGCCCTCTTGCTCCACAGGTGAGCTACCTCTTTCTCTGGCCGCGTGCACCAAGCAGTGGGATGTGGTGACCTACCTCCTGGAGAACCCACACCGGCCTGCCAGCCTCGAGGCCGCTGACTCCCTGGGCAACACAGTCCTGCATGCTCTGGTAATGATTGCAGATAACTCGCCTGAGAACAGTGCACTGGTGATCCACATGTATGATGGGCTTCTCCAAGTGGGGGCCCGCCTCTGCCCCACGGTGCAGCTTGAAGATATCTGCAACCATCAAGGCCTCACACCTCTGAAGCTGGCTGCCAAGGAGGGCAAAATTGAGGTGAGTACTGTTCCCTATCCTGCCTCTCTCGGGGGCAGCAGGACTCAGGCAGTcacttcacatatgtatataatgcattccgGTCCCTCCCACCCTGAGCCCTTCAttatcccgccccccccccccttcctttccCGGTCCCCTTACATTCCTTTCTCCCATTCAGTtctttttgtcttgtcttgtttaACTGAGTTTAAATAGGGTCATCTGTGCGACCATAGGTTTCAAACTATCCATTGGTACCTGGAAGGCTCACGGGATGACAATGACTGCCTCTTCccaagaaatgacattttaaaaaaagattatttttattttacgtacaTAAGTATTTTGTCTGTATGAACATATGTGCACTGGGAgaatgcctggtgcctatggaggccaaaagagggtgcagTGACAGATGACTATAaactgccatgtggtgctgggaactgaaccttcatcctctgcagaagcagcaagtgctcttcaccactgagtgATGGCTCCAGCATCCGGGAGATAGCTATATCGTTACTGCTGTGATAACAGCaacatgatcaaggcaacttggagaagggtttatttgggcatAGAGTTCCAGAGGCAGGAGTCCATCACCATCAAGGGAAGGAAGTATGCcagcaggcaagcatggtggcCGGAACAGCAAGTTGAGAGCTCAACAGCCAagtaggaaacagagaaggaactgGGAATGGTACACAGCTTtcaaagctcaaagcccacctgcagtGATGCAtgtcctccaaaaaggccacacctcctaaacctacccaaacagcatcaccaacttggtaggaccaaatattcaaacacctGAGCAtctgggggacattttcattcacacTAACccgatagcttttttttttcctacattttGTCTCATTTGCTATTAGATTTTCTTCAGATTTTGCCTACTGtgacattcactttttttttctcattatatatAAGCTTtaaaaactagccgggcggtggtggcgcacacctttaataccagcactcgagaggcagaggcaggcggatctctgtgaattcgaggccagcctggtctacagagcgagatccaggacaggctccaaagctacacagagaaaccctgtctcgaaaaaccaaaaccaaaaccaaaaaaaacaaaaacaaaaacaaaaaacactatatgaaaaacaatgatatggttggggctggagaagagGCTCATTGGtgaagagcacatattgctcttatagaggacccaagttagatCGCCAacactcacatcaggcagctcacaactgcctggaactccagcctcAGGGAGCTGACCTCTGTCACTTCCCTGGGTATGTACGCAgacacccgtacacataaaaataaataatatggccgggcggtggtggcgcacgcctttaatcccagcactcaggaggcagaggcaggtggatctctgggagtttgaggccagcctgggctaccaagtgagttccaggaaaggcgcaaagctacacagagaaaccctgtctctaaaaaccaaaataataataataataataataataataataataataataataataatattttccttaaagtatatggtcactcgggaggcggagacaggtggCTCTCTATGAATTCTAAGTTAGTTTGGTCAATATAACAggttgcaggccagccagagctacaaagtgagacctgcTTCAAAATAACCAAAGAATCCACCAATCAGTTAATcaatcaacaaaaagaaaaaaagatggtagtaggtttttttgttgttctctgtgtttttgaTATGTAGAATTTAAAGTATTCGTATGTGTGTGGTTTGGCATGGTTGCCTATAGTCTCAGCTACCTGGGAGGCTGAATCAAGACAATCACTCTAGcctaagagttcaagaccagccttggcaaTATGGTTAGTCCCTGTGTGAGTAACCAAACCAAATGGCACTTTTGTGTATACAGGTGGAATTATCTTTTCCTTTAAATTCCTTGGTTTTCCTATTACTTAATACTTTCTacaatatagttattgaatgaaaaaaatactttctacaagattatatatgtaatattttaatatgtcTGCATGggtatctgtgtaccacatgcatgcctggtgcccttggaggccagaagggggtgtcagtTCCCCTGAGACTGGacttataggtagttgtgagctgccatgtgggtgctgggacttgaacttgggtcctgtaGAGGAGCAGCCATTGTTCTTAGTCACAGAGCCATCCCTCTGGCACCAGTATTGTACTTATATGTACTTGCTACATGtgtttattagttactttccaTGTTGTTATACAAAACACCTGACAAAAGCCACTAAGGAAGGAAGGCTTTGTCTGGCTCACACTGAGGATACCCGTCACCGTGGCAGGGAAGGCAGGACAGCAGGAACATGAGGCGCTGGTCACATCGcagctgcagccaggaagcagagcgaGATGAACCCTGGTGCGCAGCTCACTGTCTTCCTTCTATTCAGCCCCAGATCCCAGCCATGGGATGGTGTCATCCACATGTAGAGTGTGTCTTTCCATCCCTATTGACCTAATCTAGACAATTACTCATATATATGCCCGGAGACTAGTCTCTTCAGTGCTTCTAGACCCTGTTGAGAAGATTAGCCATCACGGTATGTAGCTTGTAGTGTATGTTATATAATAACATGATTATGCATGTGTTATCATTATATATCATACACCTATCTATATTTTATTCCAGACTtttgcaatttctttctttctgcttgtttgttttgaaacagagtcttatcAGCCTAAGTCATCCTTGAACTCtatttattcacattttattgtgtgtgtgtgtgtgtgtgtgtgtgtgtgtgtgtgtgtgtgtataaatgtgaaCACATGCCATAGCATGTATATGGAAATTAGATGGTGACTTGGGGGGGGGTGGCTCTCTTTTTCTGCCATGTAGGTTCCatggattaaactcaggttatcaggcttgatAGCAAATACCTTTACTCTTCCTGATCGCTCACCTTAGCCTCCCCAGTGTCAGGATTATAGTCATGCATCATTCATACATGGTGCtgctatttatttttagcttacttaaaatttgttttagatttatctattttatgtgtatgagtgactTGCCTGCAGAGGTAGGAAGAGGGTATTGGAtaccctaaaactggagttatggatgattgtgaaccactatgtgggtgctgggaactgaaccagggtccttggTAAGactaacaagtgcttttaaccactgagtcatctctccagcccctacggTTTTATTTTTAACGTCTAAAACGGAGATGTTTGAAAGTACTTTGGGTAGAAAGAGTAAGCATTGCCCagctctcctttttcctcccaaGTGCCTTGTGAGGCTCTACATTTTATTCTCAGGGATGTTTCATATCACACACAGAAGTGTGCATATAGCCAGTGTTAAGAATGAGGGCTAtttattaagacagggtttctctagctatgtctgtcctggaactggatctgtagatcaggctggccttgaactcacagagatccaccaccaccgcccggctcagagggGTTATTTTTTaggtcaaaataaaataaacataagtaACAATTTTAATACTGTATTCTGCTCTCAACTCCTGGTACTCTTTCAGGAGTGTGTGTACCTGTCTTTGTTGTCTAAAGACCTGGCTGGGCctgtagagatggttcagcggttgagagcactggctgctcttccagagcagagtttgattcctggcacacacagggcagctcacaactgtctgtaactccagccccaggggtcaAAATAGTTTCTTATGTCCTCCGTGGGtgctgcacatatgtggtgcacagacatacatgcaggtgaaacatacacacacacacacacacacacacacacacacacacacacacacacacatgaacaaacaaacaagtaccTTTAAGGCAtagttctggggctggggaggtggctcagagattaagagcactgcctgctcttccagaggtcctgagttcaattcccagcaaccacatggtggcttgcaactatctataatgagatctggtgccctcttctggcctccaggcatacatgaaggcagaacactgtatacacaaatcaatcttaaaaaatataacttagtggtggcgcacgcttttaatcccagcactcgggaggcagaggtagacagatctctgtgagtttgaggccagcctgggctacagagtgagttccaggaaaggcacaaagctacacagagaaaccttgtctcaaacaacaacaacaacaaaaccaaattatatatatatatttaaaaaggcaCTCCCCAGTCTGCACCCTTCTTGTCTTCATTCCTCATGTGTGAaatcaaagaacacacacacacacacacacacacacacacacacacgcacacgcacacgcacatgcatacgAGACACATGGTGATCTCGGATTTCAAGTAACCTCACGTCCCCTGCTGGGATCTCTATTCTATCGGAGGAACTCAGGAAAGAAGTCCACGGGAAGACAGAGCCAAGCTGCCTGTCAGCCTATGCATATGTGGGCATGTAAACCTGACAGTTCACCCTTGGTTGAATATCTGTAAGAGCTGAAACATGCTAGGACCTATGTGCTCTGTGGGGGCCCACCATGTTGTCCGGCCCTGGCATAGCGTTAATGCAGGGAAGGTGACTAGCAGGTGAGCTCATATGACTGCCCTGCAGATTTTCAGGCACATTCTGCAGCGGGAGTTCTCAGGACTGTACCAGCCCCTTTCCCGAAAGTTCACTGAGTGGTGCTACGGTCCTGTCCGGGTATCACTGTATGACCTGTCCTCGGTGGACAGCTGGGAAAAGAACTCGGTGCTGGAAATCATCGCCTTTCACTGCAGGAGCCCGGTAAGTCCACGGGCTGCTGGGCTGCCTAGAGATTCTGGCAAAGGGCAAACCTTCCTCCACTTCATAGTACAAGCGGAGGCACGTGGGAGGGAAGCGCCTTCCAGGGGTCCTGGGTCTGGGAACCTGTTCTGCATTtgctcctctccatctcccctggCCCTTGCGTGGAGCCTGCCACGAAGTGGGTGCTGTGTCCTTCCTACCTTGTGCTTTGATTCTCCCTTTCCCGCCCCAGCACCGGCACCGCATGGTGGTTTTAGAGCCACTGAACAAGCTTCTGCAGGAGAAATGGGATCGGCTCATCCCCAGATTCTTCTTCAACTTCGCCTGTTACTTGGCCTACATGCTGGTCTTCACCATTGTTGCCTACCACCAGCCTTCCCTGGAGAAGGCAAGAGCTGGGTGGGGTCGTCCCGGGCACACCTGCTTGAAGCAACCCTGGAGTGGGAAGGGGCAGGAAGCACCATCCCATCCTACCAAAGATGACATGGAGGCTTAGGTGACTTGAAGGACATACCCAGAGCTCTTGGAAACAGTCCCTTAGGGTAACGACAGCAACGATAATTAATTCTTACTGAATGCTTGCCAGATGTGAGTCAAGAGTCTAAGTGGTTAGCATGTGTTAACTAATGACTGCTCACACCACCCTCTGGGATGAAGGACCGCCATTCTTAGTTTACTACTGAGGTAAGGGAAAGGCGCAGAAAGGTTAATATATTATCTATGGTAATAAAAACTCTCAGTGGTAGAGATGACCTGAGGCCAGAAAATCTGGCTCCAAACCCAATGCTAATAACCGCTCTATCATATGCTTCTCGGGGACTGGAATCAGGGCCCTGCCCCAGAGCCCATGTCCTCTCTGATGCTCAGAGGGGCCTCTCCACAGTGAAGGCTCAGAATAGTTTCTCCCCCAGGGCTCTTGGACAGCTAGCTAGCTGTCGGGGAGGGGACCCAAGACTCTAGGTCTTATGGGAGTGTTTGTTTGTCCCTTCAGCCGGCCATTCCCTCATCAAAAGCGACTTTTGGGGATTCCATGCTACTGCTGGGCCACATCCTGATTCTGCTTGGGGGTTTTTACCTCTTACTGGGCCAGGTAAGgacctccttcctgtttctccacCCTGTGTAGCTTCCAGTTCACCAGGAAGCAAACCAGAACTTCACAGGGAGTTAAGTATACTCTCTTCACTGCTGGGAAAACAAATTCCCACGCAGGCCGGGACCATCGggccaggggtggccccacccacaatggactgggccctcctccattaatcactaattaagaaaatgccctacaggcttgcctgcctaCAGCTTGATCTTACTGagtgaggcatttttttttttctttttcttttttttagttagGGTTCCCTCAGATgattctggcttgtgtcaagttgacataaaactatccagcacaagcTACatatgggggtggtggtggtggtgagggaaaGGCTATACAGTATTAGGCACTGAGGTGGTGTTAGCCGGGTGGCCATAACTGGAAGCACGTGGGGGAGCTGCAGTCCCGGCCACAGGGGCAGCCTGGCTGCACTCAGATCTGAAGAGCAAGTTTCACACGCTCTGCCCTCTCTCTCCTCCGCAGCTGTGGTACTTTTGGCGCCGCCGTCTGTTCATCTGGATCTCATTCATGGACAGCTACTTTGAAATCCTCTTGTACGCGCATCTCTCCTTTCCCATACTGTCTCTGAGGTCTGGGTGTGGCAGGTGTGGCAGGGAGCACCAAGCTGGTTGTGGAGGCCGGGACCCAGGACTCCAAGGATGGGAGTGTGTGCCGGACCTGGGACCCCTGGCTCCCGGGCAGCGTGGTTGGGCCCTGTCAGGTTCCCATCTTTGCAGAGCCTCTTTCCATGGAGTGTCTCAATGTTTGCTTCAGGTATCATGATTACAAGTGGGAAGcctccaggcggtggtggcacacgcctttaatcccagcacaggggaggcagagctaggcggatctctgtgagttcgaggccagcctggtctacagagtgagttccaggacaggcaccaaagctacacagagaaaccctgtctcaaaaaacaaactccaaacaaaaaaaaacccaaaaaccaaaaccaagtagGAAGCCCAGAGCATAAATGAATAACTTGTCCAGGATGGAGGTCAGGCTATGATTGATCCAGCATCCAGACGGAGTCCatctgaggaggtagaggcagtcagGGGTGGGGCTGTTGCCTAGTGGCCCGGAAGGTGACCCACATCTCGTCCCCGCCCAGCCTCGTCCAGGCTCTGCTGACCGTGCTGTCCCAGGTGCTGCGTTTCGTGGAGACCGAATGGCACCTCCCCCTGCTCGTGTCGTCCCTGGTGTTGGGCTGGTTGAACCTGCTTTACTACACACGAGGCTTCCAGCACACAGGCATCTACAGTGTCATGATCCAGAAGGTGAGAGCTGGGGGTGGACCGGGCGCACCAGACTCCGGAGGCCCGGACGCCACCTCCCACTAGCCTCCTTTTGGCCTCACGAGGCAGGAGCTGTCCTCTCCACAGCTATCCTGAGCAGAAGAGAGCATGAGCTGTAAATGCCCATGTGCCATTTACCCACACACTTGCCCAACATGACTGCAGGCGTGGGCCTGCATGTACCTGGATGTCTTCCTACAtatgcagatgcacacacatacatttgttGGCAGGTGTCCACATAGGAACATGCGCATCTTTCATAAAGGAGCAGATGACATTTTCATGGGCACTTATCCATTTGTCTGAGTCTTGGGACATGGGGACATTCCCATCAGTCTGCACCCATTTATTTCACAAGTGTTTAAGAATGTCCACTGTGGTCCTGGTTCTTTCTATGTAGGGAACACAAAACAGACAAGTCCTTCCTCTTTTGAAGCTGATGTTCCAGTGTGGGGAATGAAATTGCTAAGAACACAGTTCAGGATATTGCTGACTACGAGACCCcacagaggaaacacacacaacaGTGTTATGGAGAATGACTGGGGCAGATAGGACTTTAGATGGTGCACAAAACCCTTTCTgaagaggtgttttgttttgttttgttttgttttgagacagggttcctctatgtagtcctggctgtcttggaacttgctctgtagaccaggctggcctcgaactcacatagatctgcctgcctctgcctcccaaacactgggattaaaggtgtgcaccacccccccCCAGCTGAAGAGGgagtttttatgttttcttttgatgCAGTGTAGAGGATGGGACTCGGACCCTTAGataagctaggcaagcactctacctctgagaTAGACCCACAGTCCATTAGTGGTGACCTGGAAGGATGAGTCAGCCACCTCAGAGTGGAGGGGGAAGCATCCTCTTCAGAGGGAACAATACAAGTGGAGAAAAAGAACCAGAGCAAGTGGACAATGCTTGAGACAGCCAGGAGACTGCAATGCCAAGCAGGCCAAGAGCGGGGGAGGGAGTAGGGAGCAGGTGGGTGCCTGGGGTTTAAAACTTCTGGTAAAATAGAGACCGGGACCGGAGGAATAGTTCAATGGTTAGGATCAAAGTCAGGCTCACATGCCTGCGGGTAAACACTTTCACCCACTTTCACCTGAGCTGGAGGCAGATTCTTTTAAAAGCTCCTTCTGCTCAGAATGacctgtgtctgtgcacacactgtCTGTGGGAGGGGGGTGTGTACAAAGGAGCCCACTTATGGGGTGTAGGGTCTGTATGCTGGGGGCCATTCACCCAGTCTTCCCCTCGGGCTCGTGTGTCCCAGGTCATTCTGCGAGACCTGCTCCGATTCCTGCTGGTCTACTTGGTCTTCCTTTTCGGCTTCGCTGTAGGTAAGGACTCTTTTacactctgagtgtgtgtgttcctgtgtagtGAACGCATGTGTTCGAATGTGGGTCTGTGAACTTACGTACATGCACGCAGAGAGACCTGCGCAGGAGGCAGGGTGTCTTCTGCTACTCTTCTCTgtcttattgccttgagacagtgtcttttactgaactggaagcttgctGGTTTTTAACTGGCGtggtcagtgagctctagggatctgtctttctctgtcctgaaaGGCTGGGGAtaaccacaggcacacacaattctaaaatttttaaattttatttatttattcatttatttattttgtgtgtgcgtgcacacgcgcACGGGGCGGGggtgttctcttcttccatcagtgGGACCTGGGAAATCAgattcaggtcatcagatttggaGGCAAACACCTCtagccactgagcatctccccagtccaAATACCCCTTcatgccctcccccacccaccctgcaGCCTGCCCGGTTGTCTCCCAGACTTagacacccccccctcccccttctcactTACCTACAGCCCTGGTGAGCCTGAGCCGGGAGGCCCAAAGGCCCAAAGCTCCTGCAGATAACAACACCACAGTGACAGAACAGCCCATGCTGGGCCAGGAAGAGGAGGCGGTCCCGTATGGGGGCATTCTGGATGCCTCACTGG
This Peromyscus maniculatus bairdii isolate BWxNUB_F1_BW_parent chromosome 8, HU_Pman_BW_mat_3.1, whole genome shotgun sequence DNA region includes the following protein-coding sequences:
- the Trpv2 gene encoding transient receptor potential cation channel subfamily V member 2, with the protein product MTSPPSPPAFRLETSDGDHEEDSAEVNKGKREPPPMESPFQGEDRNFSPQIKVNLNYRKGLGTGQQDPNRFDRDRLFSVVSRGVPEELAGLPEYLCRTSKYLTDSAYTEGSTGKTCLMKAVLNLQDGINACILPLLQIDKNSGNPQPLVNAQCTDEFYRGHSALHIAIEKRSLQCVKLLVENGADVHLRACGRFFQKHQGTCFYFGELPLSLAACTKQWDVVTYLLENPHRPASLEAADSLGNTVLHALVMIADNSPENSALVIHMYDGLLQVGARLCPTVQLEDICNHQGLTPLKLAAKEGKIEIFRHILQREFSGLYQPLSRKFTEWCYGPVRVSLYDLSSVDSWEKNSVLEIIAFHCRSPHRHRMVVLEPLNKLLQEKWDRLIPRFFFNFACYLAYMLVFTIVAYHQPSLEKPAIPSSKATFGDSMLLLGHILILLGGFYLLLGQLWYFWRRRLFIWISFMDSYFEILFLVQALLTVLSQVLRFVETEWHLPLLVSSLVLGWLNLLYYTRGFQHTGIYSVMIQKVILRDLLRFLLVYLVFLFGFAVALVSLSREAQRPKAPADNNTTVTEQPMLGQEEEAVPYGGILDASLELFKFTIGMGELAFQEQLRFRGVVLLLLLAYVLLTYVLLLNMLIALMSETVNSVATDSWSIWKLQKAISVLEMENGYWWCRRRKHRSGRLLKVGTRWDGAPDERWCFRVEEVNWAVWEKMLPTLSEDPSGAGIPDYEKNPTSKPGKNGAPEEDHLPLQVLQSH